The Streptomyces sp. NBC_00670 genome window below encodes:
- a CDS encoding polysaccharide deacetylase family protein, which produces MRLVRQNDECGAQRAKRAKSVKPARRGRVVVPAVARGSLALLAVAALTSGCSTPPKSPVAHGAQGGKRQLQAPPARALDSYAEKLRAAHTARVAAAKRWGLKGTPLTAPPPAKKPVITTRKGFEVEDGDDLPPVFTTVPTKDKVVFLTIDDGAEKDPEFLKMMSELKIPYTAFLSNYLVKDDYGYFRTMRDLGAGVNNHTLHHPYLPGLSYEEQRHEICAMQDIMRREFGRRPEMMRPPYGNYNRDTLVAAKSCGVKYAPIWDEEVYVDHWEYREDDRSLHPGDIVLTHFRGTDDWDGTMVDDMRRFLNKVTAEGYAVARLEDYL; this is translated from the coding sequence ATGCGACTCGTACGACAAAACGATGAATGCGGCGCACAGCGTGCAAAGCGCGCGAAGAGTGTCAAACCCGCACGGCGGGGGCGCGTGGTGGTGCCGGCGGTGGCGCGTGGAAGCCTCGCCCTGCTCGCGGTGGCCGCGCTCACCTCCGGATGCTCCACTCCCCCCAAGTCGCCCGTTGCGCACGGCGCGCAGGGCGGCAAGCGGCAACTGCAGGCGCCCCCGGCGCGCGCCCTGGATTCCTACGCCGAGAAACTGCGCGCCGCGCACACCGCACGGGTCGCGGCGGCGAAGCGCTGGGGCCTGAAGGGCACGCCGCTGACGGCGCCGCCCCCGGCGAAGAAGCCGGTCATCACCACCCGCAAGGGCTTCGAGGTCGAGGACGGCGACGATCTGCCGCCCGTCTTCACCACCGTCCCCACCAAGGACAAGGTCGTCTTCCTCACCATCGACGACGGGGCCGAGAAGGACCCCGAGTTCCTGAAGATGATGAGCGAGCTGAAGATCCCCTACACGGCGTTCCTCAGCAACTACCTGGTCAAGGACGACTACGGCTACTTCCGCACGATGCGGGACCTGGGTGCGGGCGTCAACAACCACACCCTCCATCACCCCTACCTGCCGGGGCTGTCGTACGAGGAACAGCGGCACGAGATCTGCGCCATGCAGGACATCATGCGCAGGGAGTTCGGCAGGCGCCCGGAGATGATGCGGCCGCCGTACGGCAACTACAACCGGGACACCCTGGTCGCGGCGAAGTCCTGCGGCGTCAAGTACGCGCCGATCTGGGACGAGGAGGTCTACGTCGACCACTGGGAGTACCGCGAGGACGACCGGAGCCTGCACCCCGGGGACATCGTCCTCACCCACTTCCGGGGCACGGACGACTGGGACGGCACGATGGTCGACGACATGCGCCGCTTCCTGAACAAGGTCACGGCGGAGGGGTACGCGGTGGCCCGCCTGGAGGACTATCTCTGA
- the groES gene encoding co-chaperone GroES, giving the protein MTTASSKVAIKPLEDRIVVQPLDAEQTTASGLVIPDTAKEKPQEGVVLAVGPGRFEDGNRLPLDVKVGDVVLYSKYGGTEVKYNNEEYLVLSARDVLAIIEK; this is encoded by the coding sequence GTGACGACCGCCAGCTCCAAGGTTGCCATCAAGCCGCTCGAGGACCGCATCGTGGTCCAGCCGCTGGACGCCGAGCAGACCACGGCCTCTGGCCTGGTCATCCCGGACACCGCCAAGGAGAAGCCCCAGGAGGGCGTCGTCCTGGCCGTGGGCCCGGGCCGCTTCGAGGACGGCAACCGCCTTCCGCTCGACGTCAAGGTCGGCGACGTCGTGCTCTACAGCAAGTACGGCGGCACCGAGGTGAAGTACAACAACGAGGAGTACCTCGTCCTCTCGGCGCGCGACGTGCTCGCGATCATCGAGAAGTAA
- a CDS encoding class I SAM-dependent methyltransferase produces the protein MNDASFAALLTSEGRALLDEVRGTDPARELAVATRLRRTHPAELVSAALAQARLRQRAAAKFPAADAERMFFTPHGVEQSTRTTVAEYRARRLRTLGVTSVADLCCGIGGDALALARAGIRVLAVDRDPLTAAVARANAEALGLADLIEVREADVTEVDTSGYDAVFVDPARRGGRGRVFDPEAYSPPLSWAVNAARSAPHAALKVAPGIPHEAVPGEAEAEWISDGGDVKEAVLWFGTEPGLVRSTLLPDGHTLRGRGLPDPPVRPLGRYLYEPDGAVIRAHLVAEVAEEVGGGLIDATIAYVTADAPRPTPYATLYELTDQLPFNVKRLKALLREREVGVLTVKKRGSAVEPEELRRKVLPKPHGRAAVTVFLTRREGAPVMLLGHPVP, from the coding sequence GTGAACGACGCCTCCTTCGCCGCCCTGCTCACCTCCGAGGGCCGCGCCCTCCTCGACGAGGTGCGCGGCACCGACCCGGCGCGCGAACTCGCCGTCGCCACCCGGCTGCGCCGCACGCATCCCGCCGAACTGGTGTCGGCCGCTCTCGCCCAGGCCCGGCTGCGGCAGCGGGCGGCGGCGAAGTTCCCGGCCGCCGACGCCGAACGGATGTTCTTCACGCCCCACGGTGTCGAGCAGTCGACCCGCACCACGGTGGCGGAGTACCGCGCCCGGCGGCTGCGCACGCTCGGCGTCACCTCCGTCGCCGACCTGTGCTGCGGCATCGGCGGCGACGCCCTCGCGCTCGCCCGCGCCGGCATCCGGGTCCTGGCGGTGGACCGGGACCCGCTGACCGCCGCCGTGGCGCGGGCGAACGCCGAGGCGCTCGGGCTCGCGGATCTCATCGAGGTACGCGAGGCGGACGTCACGGAGGTCGACACCTCCGGGTACGACGCCGTCTTCGTGGACCCGGCCAGGCGCGGCGGACGCGGCCGGGTGTTCGACCCCGAGGCGTACTCGCCCCCGCTCTCCTGGGCCGTGAACGCCGCCCGCAGCGCGCCCCACGCCGCGCTCAAGGTCGCGCCCGGCATCCCGCACGAGGCGGTGCCGGGCGAGGCCGAGGCGGAGTGGATCTCCGACGGCGGGGACGTGAAGGAGGCGGTGCTGTGGTTCGGCACCGAGCCCGGCCTCGTACGCTCCACGCTGCTGCCGGACGGGCACACCCTGCGCGGGCGCGGCCTCCCCGACCCGCCGGTCCGCCCCCTGGGCCGCTATCTGTACGAGCCCGACGGCGCCGTCATCCGGGCGCATCTGGTCGCCGAGGTGGCCGAGGAGGTCGGCGGCGGGCTGATCGACGCGACGATCGCGTACGTCACCGCCGACGCGCCCCGGCCCACGCCGTACGCGACCCTGTACGAGCTCACCGACCAACTCCCCTTCAACGTCAAGCGGTTGAAGGCGCTGCTGCGGGAGCGCGAGGTCGGCGTCCTGACCGTGAAGAAGCGCGGGTCGGCCGTCGAACCGGAGGAACTGCGACGCAAGGTGCTGCCGAAGCCGCACGGCCGCGCGGCGGTGACCGTCTTCCTGACGCGCCGGGAGGGCGCACCGGTGATGCTCCTCGGGCACCCCGTGCCGTAA
- the tsaD gene encoding tRNA (adenosine(37)-N6)-threonylcarbamoyltransferase complex transferase subunit TsaD, translating to MADSAAARRDEPLVLGIETSCDETGVGIVRGTTLLADAVASSVDEHARFGGVVPEVASRAHLEAMVPTIERALKDAGITARDLDGIAVTAGPGLAGALLVGVSAAKAYAYALGKPLYGVNHLASHICVDQLEHGPLPEPTMALLVSGGHSSLLLSSDITSDVRPMGATIDDAAGEAFDKVARVLNLGFPGGPVIDRYAREGDPEAIAFPRGLTGPRDAAYDFSFSGLKTAVARWIEARRAAGEEVPVRDVAASFQEAVVDVLTRKAVRLCKDEGVDHLMIGGGVAANSRLRALAQERCEAAGIRLRVPRPKLCTDNGAMVAALGAEMVARNRAASAWDLSADSSLPVTESHVPGAGYYEGHDHVHEVSKENLYS from the coding sequence ATGGCTGACTCAGCTGCCGCCCGACGCGACGAGCCGCTCGTCCTCGGCATCGAGACCTCCTGCGACGAGACCGGCGTCGGCATCGTGCGCGGCACGACGCTGCTCGCGGACGCCGTCGCCTCCAGCGTCGACGAGCACGCGCGCTTCGGCGGCGTCGTACCGGAGGTGGCCTCCCGCGCCCATCTGGAGGCCATGGTCCCGACCATCGAGCGAGCCCTGAAGGACGCCGGGATCACCGCCCGCGACCTCGACGGCATCGCCGTCACCGCGGGCCCGGGGCTCGCGGGGGCCCTGCTGGTCGGCGTCTCGGCGGCCAAGGCGTACGCCTACGCGCTCGGCAAGCCGCTGTACGGCGTCAACCACCTCGCCTCGCACATCTGTGTGGACCAGCTGGAGCACGGCCCGCTGCCCGAGCCGACGATGGCGCTGCTGGTCTCCGGCGGCCACTCCTCGCTCCTGCTCTCTTCCGACATCACCTCCGACGTCCGGCCGATGGGCGCCACCATCGACGACGCGGCCGGCGAGGCGTTCGACAAGGTCGCCCGGGTGCTCAACCTCGGCTTCCCCGGCGGCCCCGTCATCGACCGGTACGCGCGCGAGGGCGACCCGGAGGCCATCGCGTTCCCGCGCGGACTGACCGGGCCCCGCGACGCCGCGTACGACTTCTCCTTCTCCGGCCTCAAGACCGCCGTGGCCCGCTGGATCGAGGCCAGGCGGGCGGCGGGCGAGGAGGTGCCGGTGCGGGACGTGGCGGCCTCCTTCCAGGAGGCGGTGGTGGACGTGCTCACCCGCAAGGCCGTCCGGCTCTGCAAGGACGAGGGCGTCGATCATCTGATGATCGGCGGCGGTGTCGCCGCCAACTCCCGGCTGCGCGCGCTGGCGCAGGAGCGGTGCGAGGCGGCCGGCATCCGGCTGCGCGTGCCCCGGCCCAAGCTGTGCACGGACAACGGGGCGATGGTCGCCGCGCTGGGCGCCGAGATGGTGGCCCGCAACCGCGCCGCCTCCGCGTGGGACCTGTCGGCGGACTCGTCGCTGCCGGTGACGGAGTCGCACGTGCCCGGTGCCGGTTATTACGAAGGTCATGACCACGTGCACGAGGTGAGCAAGGAGAACCTGTACTCGTGA